Genomic DNA from Lactuca sativa cultivar Salinas chromosome 8, Lsat_Salinas_v11, whole genome shotgun sequence:
TAATCAAAtgcataaaataaatataaatatgttttataaaatatatcatAGTTGTCAAAACGTTTAAAATAACATGTATGTGctcttatataatatatttttttagtttttttgtttatttacatATCTTtataatgtaatttttgaaaagaTGACgtatgtttaaaaaatataaattatattaagggattttatataaaatttatgcCAGATTTATAAATTAGGtaacttttaattatttttaaagtaaattaTTGTACAGTGTTTATAACAATAagatttttaaaatttgacaaaccaTTAAAGATATCCTtatttgttgggcttttaaaaaagattaaaattaaattcaaaagtattgtatatattttattttaaatcggTAAAATCATGTTTTACAATTTAGAGACAAATTCAAGGTTACATAAATTTGATTTGTTCATATACAACTAATCAAATTCTACAACTACTCCAACCGAAGTAATATCCAacgaatttaaatttaaaatttaatttaaattatataatgaaattaaattaatttgaaaaataaaataatataaaaagagATCATGCAAACAAAACAGAACAAATTGATTGAATAGTGGTTCCACATGGGAGGCTTGTGATTGTAACTTCACTGGCAAATAATAATTGTTATAatagtaaaataaaattaattcatGGTGGACAACTAGTGTTGGAATTTCTCTACAATAtgcattaatattataatataataattataataaaatcaATTAAATCCACATGATAATTTACAAAAGTGACCCCTATCTTTAATCAATCAACAACTTCTCTCCCTCCTTTCTCAGTTTCAGTTGCCGCTCCGATTCAAACCAGGGACGACTCGGTTTGCCATCTCCTTTACTTCATCGAGTCAATTGAGTGACTCAGTAGCACTCCCCCCAAATAAATTACATTTCGAGGGTAATCCCGTAAAAATacaaaagaaagaaaagagaaaagaattcAAAAAAGACTTCTCATCGTGGATACTGACAAATTTACCTTCGTGTATTCCAAGGTGAAGTTACAAAGAAGTCCCAAAACCGGAGTTACTCAGTTCTTTGTGCATGATCGGCCGAGTTGACCCggggtcaaaatcaaagtcaactcgtttgttttattctttattttttgttCATTTTCAGTTTATCGGAGGAGTGGTCGAGATTCCGGCCAGAAGTCAATGTTGCTTCGGATGCCAACGTGGCAGTGtctttgaaactcttcaagattAACGAACCGGTTTGCTGATGAATCGGACCGGGACAAGAACCGGATTATTTCTTCAAATAAATACTCATCACAAGGGATCGCGAGTGGACCGGAGTGAGAAAACCCGAATTCCTCTTCTGCTTGGGATAAAAGCTTCTTGAAAACCGGGTGATTAAGGTAAGTTGCTCGGACGACGAATCTCCGGCAGTTAGAGCCAACGCAGACGGCGACGTGGCCGGCGGGGACGTCAGAAGGTATGCATTTACGGGATGCCATTGCCGCTTTCTTCCTCCACCTTCTTAGCATTTGTCGGAGCTGAACAATGTGGCGGATTTTGCTGCAACCTGACATTTTTTGAGCTTTTGTTTTTCGGTTTGTATGGTTTTCTGTGTATGTTGTAGAGAACAGAAGAAGAGAGGAGGAGAGAGGGGTTTCAAGTTTGGAAAGAATGGTTGGTTTTATAAGAATTGAAGTACGAAAATGCCCCTACTTTTTGTGGTTATTACAACTGTTTGACGGCTGTAAGGGCATTCTTTATGGGTACtcttttttccaattttttttcttttttaaaataagtCTCCTCTAATAAATTTATCTAGAACAATGTTATATTTCAAATTTAACATTACAAAAAACGACATgttctataaataaataaatagatataaGATTTAACTGGTTTTATGAATATCGTTTATTTAACTTTGATAAAACCTGTCAACGTATTCCAAAAGTTATTAttccttttccctaatgaataGTAGAAACACTATACATAAATTAACACCATTATTGTGGTTTCCACTTACTCCTTAGTCCTTCCCTTTATAACTCATTATTTTCCTAATGAATGTAACATCACATGTAGTTAAAAGGATATAAAGTCTCAATAAGTTCGTTGAATACATTTTTATTTGATTCTTTGGTGGCTTTTGCTTTAGATAATTGAAATGGTTgagtttttgactttttttagtttggattattattattattatcattattttcTAAACTACTGTTAGTTTTACATAGATTTTATGATGGTTTGAGCTTCTGAATCAAGTTCGACTCTTCCATGGCTAGATTTTTCCTAAGATGGTTCGATATGGCTTTGGTTGGTTCAAGGATCGTTTCGATTGGTTCTCATTTTTATAAGACTCAACTATATTCATGTTCTTTGGACTGACGTTTTGTTTTGTTTCTCTCCTTTTTCTTTGTCTTGTAATTGTACTTTTCTTCCGGCCACTTCTTGATGATTTTCTTTTGTGATGGGTTTTGTTGTTATGAAAAAGTTTGTTAAAtacatttattagttttatttattgtAACACATAGCAAAATATAGCAACTCTTTCCTACCACCGGTGCCTAAAAATATGGATTTTGCATTTCCCACATGATTAATGTGATAAAAAAATCATATAGAGAGTCATTGGACATTGGAAGATCGAGAAAGAAAAAATTAAGGGTTGCATAAATTTTTTAAGAGTTGCACTACTATAAAAAACTCATCCTAACAATACTTTCTGTCACTAAAGGGTTTTACCAACAGATTTACACTGAACTTACACTTATTACAGTTTATGACGAATTTGTAAGGGATTTTCAATTAATTGTAACGGAGTTTTAACGGATTTGTAACCGGTTTACTAATTAAAAAAGGATATTACATGCATTATTATACTACCATATattaattcatcactccctctTATCATGTCATGACAATATGACATGCCATGTACATAAGAACTACAAAGGttcattttttttaagtttaacaTCAAAATTATCTTCACATTTCCTCGTTAAACGACCTTAGATCATCATCCCATCATCCATGTCCGTCCACAACCTCTTAACCTTAGCCATTGGGTGCCACATTTAGACATGCGTCTA
This window encodes:
- the LOC111914263 gene encoding auxin-induced protein 6B; this translates as MSGCSKIRHIVQLRQMLRRWRKKAAMASRKCIPSDVPAGHVAVCVGSNCRRFVVRATYLNHPVFKKLLSQAEEEFGFSHSGPLAIPCDEYLFEEIIRFLSRSDSSANRFVNLEEFQRHCHVGIRSNIDFWPESRPLLR